TCGGTGCTCACCTACCGGGAGTCGGCGGACGTGCTGCGCAACGCCGCCGCGTTCAGCTCGGAGTCCGGATCGCTGCTCGGCTCGGGGGAGGGCAAGGTGCCGGTCGGCTCGGGCCGGATGATGGCCCTCACCGACCCGCCCCGCCACCGCGAGCTACGGGCCCCCGCCAACCCCTTCTTCTCCAAGGGCGGGGTACGCGGCGCCGCCCGCTCGATCGCCGAGCGGGCCGGCGAGCTCTTCGACCGGGCCGTCGAGCAGGGCGAGGTGGACCTCGTCGACGTCGTCTCCGCGCTGCCGCTCGCGGTCATGTGCGATCTGCTGGACGTTCCCGAGACGGACCGCGACATGGTGGTCCGGGTCTGCGACACCGCGTTCCTCGGCCGCACGCCGGAGGAGCGCCGCGCCGGGCACCAGCAGCTCATCCCCTACCTGCTGCACCAGGTGATGCTGCGCCGCACCGACCCGCGCGACGACCTGATCTCCATGATGGCCACCTACCGGGTCGGCGGCCGGCTGCTGCCGGTCGAGGACGTGGTGCTCAACCTGGACAACATCGTGGTGGGCGGGGTCCAGACCGTCCGCCACACCGCCGCCATGGGGCTGCACACCCTGGTCCAGCGGCCCGACCTGTGGCGCATGCTGCAGCGGGGCGAGGTGTCACTGGACTCGGCCGTGGACGAGCTGCTGCGCTGGACGTCGGTGGGGCTGCACACGCTGCGCACCGCGACCAGGGACATCGAGCTCGGCGGGCAGCGGATCCGGCGCGGTGACCGGGTGGCGGTCTGGGTGTGGTCCGCCAACCGCGACCCGGAGGCCTTCGACCGGCCCGAGGAGATCCGGCTCGACCGCTCGCCCAACAAGCATCTCGCCCTGGGACTCGGCGCCCACTACTGCATCGGCGCGCCGCTGGCCAAGGCCGAGCTGAGCGCGCTGTACTCGGCCGCGCTGGAGAAGACGTCCCTGATCGAGCCGGCCGGGCCGGTCCGCCACAACAGGTCGATCATCAACTTCGGCCTCGACCACTTCCCGGTCCGCCTGATCCCCCGGTAGCCCGGCGGTTCCCGCCGCGGGCCGTCGCGCGCCTGCAG
The Streptomyces tirandamycinicus DNA segment above includes these coding regions:
- a CDS encoding cytochrome P450, giving the protein MLTAATSTNATASTAATSTNASTAGAATSATTTNAATTAPTTPTTPATPTAVTGATAPVSTSTTSASTTSASTTSASTTSASTTTSASTTSASTTSASTTTSASTTSASTTFAAAVDLTDPGLWARPGTPALVAELRREAPVHRTDTVDDGPVWSVLTYRESADVLRNAAAFSSESGSLLGSGEGKVPVGSGRMMALTDPPRHRELRAPANPFFSKGGVRGAARSIAERAGELFDRAVEQGEVDLVDVVSALPLAVMCDLLDVPETDRDMVVRVCDTAFLGRTPEERRAGHQQLIPYLLHQVMLRRTDPRDDLISMMATYRVGGRLLPVEDVVLNLDNIVVGGVQTVRHTAAMGLHTLVQRPDLWRMLQRGEVSLDSAVDELLRWTSVGLHTLRTATRDIELGGQRIRRGDRVAVWVWSANRDPEAFDRPEEIRLDRSPNKHLALGLGAHYCIGAPLAKAELSALYSAALEKTSLIEPAGPVRHNRSIINFGLDHFPVRLIPR